One window of the Benincasa hispida cultivar B227 chromosome 3, ASM972705v1, whole genome shotgun sequence genome contains the following:
- the LOC120072859 gene encoding uncharacterized protein LOC120072859 isoform X1, with amino-acid sequence MIVLSRLQPTGIGYKVFKLDVGKSYFTRWCDPKKKVQLCFIIALMVFLGGRSNKFQDHFFVTHDLCFKQPNLWLGLVRHIRSTMSTSLKISECDCFPGQVSSGQDCQGQAYHQAA; translated from the exons ATGATCGTTCTCAGCAGGCTCCAACCTACTGGGATTGGTTACAAG GTATTCAAATTAGATGTTGGTAAATCTTATTTCACAAGATGGTGTGATCCAAAAAAGAAGGTCCAGTTGTGCTTTATTATCGCATTGATGGTGTTTCTAGGTGGAAGAAGCAACAAATTTCAAGACCACTTCTTTGTTACTCATGATTTGTG TTTCAAGCAGCCAAATCTGTGGCTAGGACTTGTTCGACATATAAG ATCTACGATGTCAACAAGTTTAAAGATATCTGAGTGTGATTGCTTTCCTGGCCAAGTATCGAGCGGACAAGATTGCCAAGGACAAGCTTACCACCAAGCAGCTTGA
- the LOC120073533 gene encoding transcription factor RAX2-like, which yields MGRSPCCDKASVKKGPWSPEEDAKLKQHIHNHGTGGNWISLPLRAGLKRCGKSCRLRWLNYLRPDIKHGDFTEDEDRIICSLFATIGSRWSIIAAQLPGRTDNDIKNYWNTKLKKKLMTDLNSSNFNQVSPPPHTAANPSPSCNNKNMQLVQPNYYNYYYDHIQENILSFGGDQAASCSSSDGSSGGNHLGYGGGEMEFDQNGKFYGAMKKEVGKEENPILEYNLEEINRLISNNNKFSFNENYKSGETFMYYC from the exons ATGGGAAGGAGTCCATGTTGTGACAAAGCAAGTGTGAAGAAAGGACCTTGGTCACCTGAAGAAGATGCAAAGCTCAAACAACATATTCACAACCATGGAACTGGTGGCAATTGGATTTCCCTTCCTCTAAGAGCTG GACTTAAGCGATGTGGGAAAAGCTGCAGATTGAGATGGCTTAATTATCTAAGACCAGACATTAAACATGGCGATTTCACTGAGGATGAAGATCGAATTATTTGCTCTCTCTTCGCCACCATAGGAAGCAG gTGGTCAATCATTGCGGCTCAATTGCCTGGTCGAACCGACAACGATATAAAAAACTATTGGAACACAAAACTAAAGAAGAAGCTAATGACAGATTTAAATTCATCTAATTTCAACCAAGTTTCTCCGCCACCGCATACGGCGGCGAATCCATCTCCGAGCTGCAACAATAAAAACATGCAATTGGTGCAaccaaattattataattattattatgatcatatacaagaaaatattctTTCATTTGGAGGGGATCAGGCGGCCAGTTGCAGCTCTTCCGACGGAAGTTCCGGCGGCAACCACCTCGGCTACGGCGGAGGAGAAATGGAATTTGaccaaaatggaaaattttatgGTGCAATGAAAAAGGAGGTGGGGAAAGAAGAAAATCCAATATTAGAGTACAATTTAGAAGAAATCAATAGGCTgattagtaataataataaattttcatttaatgaaaattacaaGAGTGGAGAGACATTCATGTATTATTGTTGA
- the LOC120074058 gene encoding zinc finger protein 593, with translation MGGKCPHRSVKKRRYSHKTARRTKFLVKGDDMVYDELAKPEVEKTSLPVDEDLPGMGQYYCLHCDRYFANVSVRDEHFKTKRHRKRLKLMAGPAPHTQLDAELAAGMGMPDNGPKLMAM, from the exons ATGGGAGGGAAGTGTCCTCACAGAAGCGTAAAGAAGCGGAGATATTCGCACAAGACCGCTCGACGCACGAAATTTCTTGTCAAGG GCGATGATATGGTTTACGATGAGTTAGCAAAACCAGAGGTTGAGAAAACTTCTCTTCCTGTCGATGAGGATTTGCCCGGAATGGGGCAGTACTACTGTTTGCACTGCGA CCGATACTTTGCGAATGTGTCTGTGAGGGATGAGCACTTCAAGACCAAGCGTCACAGGAAGCG GTTAAAACTAATGGCGGGTCCTGCACCTCACACGCAACTGGATGCCGAGCTAGCTGCTGGGATGGGCATGCCTGATAACGGTCCAAAGCTTATGGCAATGTGA
- the LOC120072859 gene encoding uncharacterized protein LOC120072859 isoform X2, with protein MIVLSRLQPTGIGYKVFKLDVGKSYFTRWCDPKKKVQLCFIIALMVFLGGRSNKFQDHFFVTHDLCFKQPNLWLGLVRHIRTSGAA; from the exons ATGATCGTTCTCAGCAGGCTCCAACCTACTGGGATTGGTTACAAG GTATTCAAATTAGATGTTGGTAAATCTTATTTCACAAGATGGTGTGATCCAAAAAAGAAGGTCCAGTTGTGCTTTATTATCGCATTGATGGTGTTTCTAGGTGGAAGAAGCAACAAATTTCAAGACCACTTCTTTGTTACTCATGATTTGTG TTTCAAGCAGCCAAATCTGTGGCTAGGACTTGTTCGACATATAAG GACAAGTGGTGCAGCTTGA